The DNA sequence TTGCTATGGGCATAGCAGGAACAGAGGTACTGGTTATATTGCATTGATTCATGGATGACAATAATACATAGATTATGATTCTAGATTGGGAATTTGGTCAAAATAACCTATCTAGTTATCTTTATATCTTAATCTTAGGTTCCATGATTCAAATAGTTTGCCTTCACGGTCTcacaaaaaaataatataaaaaatacTCATCTCTGCTACTCTTACTGTTAAAATCTCAAGGGCTTCTCCTTCAGCAATTCACCATGTCCCTTGAAAGATAATGGTATAAACTTACATGTTTTCAGGTTGCCAAGGAGAGTGCAGATGTGATAGTTCTTGATGACAATTTTACAACTATAATAAATGTTGCAAGGTGGGGTCGTGCGGTTTACATAAACATCCAAAAGTTTGTGCAGTTTCAGTTGACTGTCAATATTgttgctttggtcatcaactttGTTTCAGCATGTATTACAGGTGTGGGCATCATCTATAGTATTCTTTCTCCAATGCCAGTATGCCACGATCATTCAATTAGTGAATTCCTTGATATCCCCTATCGAAATGATAATATTTTGACTCTCGTATCACAGGGAGTGCTCCTCTCACAGCGGTGCAACTGTTGTGGGTCAATATGATTATGGATACATTGGGAGCTTTAGCTCTAGCAACAGAGCCTCCAAATGATGACATGATGAAGAGGCCGCCTGTTGGGCGAGGGGAAAGTTTCATTACCAAAGTCATGTGGAGAAATATCATTGGGCAAAGTTTATATCAGTTGGTTGTACTTGGAGTTCTCATGTTTGCAGGGGAACAGTTTCTGAGTATCAAGGGTGCAGATTCCAAATCTGTTATCAATACACTCATATTCAACTCCTTTGTGTTCTGCCAGGTGAGCGCATTATAACTGTTATCAATACACTTTCATTCCTAGCGCAGTAGTGCCTACGTCCACTTcagacatgttttttttttacccTAGCTTACATTGATAACCTGTTTGTCTGCATCATAAACAAATAATAGTGTTATATGCAGTCTCGGGTTGGGAAAAGATGTCTACATTTGAATGGTAATCTCTGATCAGTGATAACATATGATCTGATGAGCCTGAACTTATGTTGTCTCAGGTGTTCAACGAAATAAACAGCAGGGAAATGGAGAAGATTAATGTTTTTCGTGGTATGGTCACCAACTGGATCTTTATTGCAATCATAGCTGTGACAGTCGTATTTCAAGTGGTGATCATAGAATTCCTCGGCACTTTTGCAAGTACTGTTCCACTTAACTGGCAGCATTGGCTGCTAAGCATTGGCCTTGGATCGGTCAGCTTGATTATCGGTGCCATCTTGAAGTGCATACCAGTTACCAAATCAAATGAAGTTCCTGCAAGTCCAAATGGCTATGCGCCGCTTCCCAGCGGTCCTGATGACATATAGCTGAAGAAGAGTGATGGAAAAGGAATTGCATTTGGTAGCAAGAAACCCTTGTCCCGCAATTACACGTTTTTCCCCCCTGTTTGCTGTTGCTGCTATGTAAAAAAGATGGTGATGAGCACAATGCAGAGCAATATTTTCATGGGTCATGGCCCTCATGGAAACGAAGTTTTCTTGACTGATCCAAGCACATTTATTTTGTATAGGAAGAAAAAGCACACTAACATGACTAGCAAAATTCGAATTTACAGAGCTGAATGCCTCTTTATATTATACTTTAAAGTGGAAGTACATAGTAACAGGAACATTGCAACGTTGTCTAATGAAAAAACAGAAACATTGCATCATCAGTAGGATCATGATCGAAGTGATACTAAGCTGCTAGTCGCCGATTTCTACAACACCCTAAACCACTGAATACCAAATCCCCTACAAGCTACAATTTATCAGCTTGCGTCAGTGTCGCCTTTCGGATCATCGTCGttgttgttctcttgcacaCCGTCGCTGGGCTCTGGTTTCGGATCGCTGTTCTCCTGCACACCATCACACATGGTCTGTAGAAACGAGAAGGCGTTGCTATTACCATCCATGATCCATCCATCGTCCACGTCCAGCTGCAGCAAATGCTCCGCGGTGAACACATAGTCAGAGTCTTCCAGCTTCAATTCTTGCGCGGTAAACTCCACGTCTTCTACAACCACCTCCAATGGCTGtggctcgtcgtcgtcggccctGATGTATACGCCGCCATGGACGCCGCCGGCGCATTGGTATTGGTAACCCCCGTCGCCTGCCTGTTGTTCCATCATGGGTTGGTGTTGCCAAGCGGCGGCCAACGCTTCCGCTGTCAGCTCGGTCACCGGCACAGCCGCAGCAGTCTGGGACGACGTGGTGGCATAGGAGCACCCGACGTCCGgaggcgccggcgccggagcagcggtggtggtggcaTAGGAGGAGGAGAACCCGCGGACGTCGGGCGCCGCCGTCCAGTAATCCGCGTCGAAGTGGTGTTCCTCCTGCTGGCGCGGCGGCACGCGCTCCCGCTGCCTCTTGTTGCACGGGGCCGGCACGTCGTTGGCCTCGAGCTGCTGCTGGAGCTCgtcgccgtccgccgccgccgccgccaccgccaccgtcgCCTTGGGTCTGAGGTGCAGCCTGCAGAGCACCCTGATGCCGTCCTCAGCGGTGGCGTCGTTCCAGACGGTGCCGAACTCCTCCATGAGCCACGTGGccttgccgccgccggcgggccGGAACTCGAAGGACTGGCGATACCCGACGCCGCGGACGGGGATCCGCTTGCCGGACCCATGCCACGTGCCGAGTGCCCCGACGGCGCGGTTCATCCGCTTGCTGCTGGCGTTGCCGTCCTTCCAGCGGGCGACGGAGAGGAAGTACCAGTTGCCGTCGTCGTGGGCGATGTGCTGGAACCGCGACGCCAGCGTGCGGGGGTCCTCGCCGTACACGTCCGCCGCCGCCATGATGCCGTAGAACTCGCCGGGCGACTGGTGCCCCGGCTCCGTCGCCACCCAGGGCTCGAGGTAGCACTGGATCAGCTCCCGCGGCGTCGGCTTGAAGCGGTACCCCGGTGGCACGTTCACGTTCGGCCACCGCGGCGGCGCGTGCTCCACCATTCCTTCGCCggccatcgtcgtcgtcgttgttcTTGGACTCAGCGTGCGCGTGGGCTTGGCCGCGTGGGTGCTGCCGTGCTGATCTGCCTGGTAGAGATATAGTGTTTTCCCCGTACTAGTCCGATTCGAAACCGTGCTCCAAGTAGAGATCGACTCGGTTGCAAAAAAGGCAcggccgcgcgcgcgcgggagaagctctgaatccgaatccgaatccgaatccgaatcaggaaaaaggaaaaaaaggccGGGTCATCATGGGCCGAGGCCCATTTGTGTCTCCTTTTGCGGAATCGTCATCATGGGCCGGCTACAGGGCAGAATTAGTACAGCCGAagcaaaaagaaataataaacCGGAAGCAAACCAAATTCTTCACCCTGTTCGTGTATCTGTTGTCAGCTCGGGTTTTTGCTTCCGTCGGCGTCTGCGATTCgtgcggcggcgggggcggcggcggtgagGGAAGCGGGCGAGACGAGGGATCAGCCGCGATGGGGAAGCAGAAGGGGCGCGCGTCCAGCAGCGGCATGGCGGCGTCGCTGGTGCCGCACGCCCAGGGCGCCGTCCCCACCGTCGGTTTCGGCGGCTACCATGGCGCCGTCCGTGTTGAGCCCGCTGCGCCCTCCGACCCAGACGCCCCGATTCGCCTTACCCCAGTAAGGCccctctctctctgtctctctgtctCTCTCCTTAGTGAGTCACTACTAGTGGAATAGTTTGTCATATTAGCTTTGTGGGAGGGATACTTGGGCCCCAAATTCGGTGCTTCCTATCTGCGCAGCCAGCATCTAGTGTTTATTTGTCCTCTGTGATAGCAGTTAGACGAATTATCTTTCAGTTTTAGCATCGGTAGGGAGTTGGACCTAAATCTGTAGGTGTAATAACAGTATCTTTCATTCTATTTGGTACCATAAACAACATGCACACGCTATACCTATCCGTTTGAGTCCAGCAGCATCTAGCTTCACATGGCACCACTAACAGCCTTTGTGTTCACTAGCTCTGGTTTTAGTTTGCCTCAGTTGTGGCTTCAGGCTTATTGACATTCTCATACCTTATTTCTATATGATTATATGAAGGATGTGGATGGTGAAGTGCTTCAGAACCTAAAGAGGTTAGGAAGGAAAGATCCAACAACAAAGGTCAGATTGCTAGTCATATTCCTTCCGCAGGCCTTTATTTTTTCCCCTCAATATATTGTATGtcattcgcaaaaaaaaaaaaaaaaaggaaaaaaagagtaTTGTATGTCACATTCCTTTCATATGCCTTTCCCCCCCTCAATATATTGTATAGTACCACTTGTGCTCTTGTGCTGAGAATGTTTAGTTAAGATCCTTTCACCATACCATTGTTTTCTGTCAATTGCTCAGTTTTTATATAACAAGAATTTAGCCCTTCTTACACAAATTCATGCAATAAAAGAGAGTAGCTGTGCTGTTAAATCTGAGGTTCCATCATTATCTTTCAGAGGAGATGCTACAATTTCCAAAAAACTTCTGTTTTCTCCTACCATTTTCTTCCTAGAATGTTAcaccctttcttttttttttagaaaaagggAATATGTAATGAAAAAGCATCTATAACGTTGCTGCTGTACTGTACTATGTGTTTTTATTAAAGAATCCGCTCTACTATGCATTACCTCTCTCTTTTCTATTCTTCAATGCAGCTCAAGGCCTTATCTGCTCTCTCTACACTCTTTGGACAAAAACCTGGTGAGGAAGTTGTGCAGATTGTTCCACAATGGGTATTTCTTTTCTCGATTCCTCTGTTGCATTTTCATCCTGATCTTATATTGTCATGGCCCTTATCAGAGTAAAACTGGCAACTTTCTTATGCCATACTTTGTACAATTTTCATGTCTATATGAGAATATGTCTAGTATCAAAGTAAATATTCTGGCATACACATTTATATGGTATATATGGAAGGTTTTGTATCATAACCTAATACTCATGTGGAGCTCTACTTTCCTACAATCAAATGGCATAAGGACTTGTAGTCTCTTTGTTGGTGTGAGTATATTGTTTCCTTGTAATCGATTAATGCCTTAAGTTTGTCGCTGACTTGTTAAATGAGATCCTATCATTGCAAGACTAGCGTTTAGACTTTCTGGTGTATCTCATGTTAGTTCTATATTTGCTTATGTTCCTAGTAAGGTTGAATACTTGTTAATGTgaagaaagggaaaggataacatgGTTTGATGCTATATTATCTTCTTTCTGTTTAGGCATTTGAGTATAAGAGGCTGCTACTTGACTATAACAGAGAAGTTCGCCGTGCTACTCATGAGGCCATGTCTAGCCTCATCACAGCAATCAAGTATGCCCATCTCTTTCCATTAAACTGAGGTCCAACTGGTCTATGCTGTTTATTTCTGGTTCCTTGTTGGTTTTGGTCCAGTTAGAAAAGATCTAAGACCCCAACAAGACTCAGTAGATTTCCATTTATTGTATTTTTTGGCAACCTTTAAATGGATGCCTCTAAATCCATTGTTTCAGGAAAGGTATAGCACCACATCTGAAGTCCTTGatgggtccttggtggttttctCAGTTTGATCCTGCTCCTGAGGTTGCTCAGGCTGCTCGACGTTCATTCGAGGTGAGTTCTATTAATATTCCTTCTCTGATTAATGTTAATAGGTGCAAGTCACTTAAGCTGGACATCTATCTAGATTTGCTGCAGCCACTCTTACCTGGAATACTAGATTAAAAGTACTAAACTCACTGAGGGCTTGTTTGGATATATAGGGAGAATCCATCTCCATCCAAGTAAGCTCTTGTTTTGGAAAGGGGttctcaaaataaaaaaaaaaatcaaaacaaaaAACTAGACAATTAACTGCAATGAATGGACCATTGATATAGAAGCATTAAATGTTCAGATACATCACATGTTTTTGAGGTAAATATCTTTGCATTTAGGGCCCTTTTGGAACGCAGTTGTATAGGAATTTCACAGGAATCAGTTCATTCTCACAGGAAAAATGCAGGAAATGGGGAAAAAAAATCCTGCATTCCAAAGGTCAGGTCATTGTATTCAGTTATTAAGCAAGAATGATGGATTGATGTTTACCTGTCTAAAACTCTCTTATCGTGAACCTCACTGCACTCTGCCAAACAGAATTGGTGGAACAGTATTGCACAGAACTGAGCTACACGTCGCCCTAGCTTATGCAAATGAACATAACCAACCTtcatcaaaaaagaaaaaaaaaagtaatgaGTTCACTTAAAAAGAAAGTCCTAATAGATGTTTCTGTAAACTCATTCATTTTGAAGGGTCAGGTTGTATCTCATCTCAATTATATAAGAACAGGGCTCATGGGTTTATCCTCATCGGCTAGCTTACATTTGTTCCATTGAACCTTGTCCAAACTGGCTGTGATTCTTTGTAGTTCTTTTTTCTTGTTTGAAATTGTTGAAAAGGAATATTTCTAACCAGAGTCTTCCTCCATTCTTTGTTATATATTGGTTTGTTTACACATTTCACTCATTTTTGTAGGCAGCATTCCCACAGTCAGAGAGAAGACTGGATGCATTAATGTTATGTGTGAAGGAAACATTTCTTTACCTAAATGAGAACTTGAAGCTAACGCCACAAGCTTTGTCTGACAAGGCTACACCAATGGATGAACTGGAAGATATGCATCAGAGGGTATGCTTTCTGGTCTTCCATTGTACTAAATGTGGTGTAATGATCAGCCGGCTTCCCTTTGCAAAATGTTCTCTTTCCATGTGCAATCTGTTTCAAGATATTTTCAGCTAATACAAAAGGATTTAACAATCTTGTAAAAAGTGCGATTGATTTATACCCTTTCTTTTCTTAGTGATTACTCAACTGATGCTATATTTCAGCAATAATAATCACTGCCTCAGTGCCCCCATTGTCCCTTTAGAAAGAAGGGTGGAAGTCTGTATCTTCAAATACTTGTTCTATTTTCTGAGGATTGTTCATGTTATTTCGTTGCTCTAGGGGTTGTAGACGTGGTCATTGATTCCTTGCATCCCACACTTCCTGTTTGCAAGTTCATACCATGTTTCTAATACTTCCTGCCCATTTTCCTCTTCTCTGCAGGTAATGTCATCATCACTGTTAGCTATGGCAACTCTTATAGAAATTTTACTAGGAGTGAAATTGCAAAATTGTGATGGTGACAGTACCAATACTGAAAACAAGAATCTGTCAAAAGTTAGGTTAACTATACTTTCTTCTGCTGAAGCTGCATTTTGTATGCATAAATGTTTTCTTGACGTCCTCAAGTCAAAAAGTTCTGTTATACGGTCAGCTACATACTCACTGCTTACAAGTTATATCAAACATGTTCCTCATGTTTTTGATGAAGAAACCATGAAGAAACTTTCTCCAACTCTACTTGGTGCATTCCATGAGAAGGATGCATCATGTCACTCTTCTATGTGGGATACAATTCTTGTTTTCTCTAGAAAGTTTCCAGAGGCTTGGTCATATTGCAATATTCACAAAGTTGTCCTCAGTCGGTTTTGGCATTTCCTACAAAACGGATGTTATGGTTCcaaacaagtttcatatcctCTTCTAGTTCAGTTTTTGGACTCTGTGCCACCTAAAGCAGTCATGGGACAACAATTTGTTTTTGATTTTTTGCATAATCTTTGGGCTGGAAGGAACCAGAGGCAGTTATCAGCTGCTGATAGTTTGGCTTTCTGTGGTGCCTTTAAACAGAGTTTTTTGTATCTTCTAAAGAATGCATCAAGGTATCCTTTATGAATTAGTTTGAATTGCAATTATCTTTCAAGCTCTCGAGTTTCTGTGTCATTACCTGATTTTCTTTTTACAGATATACTGGAGATTCTTCAGATGATATGCCTATCAAGCTTATAACTGATGTACTTGCTAAAATAGTTTGGCGTGACTACCTTTTATTGTCTGGAGACACAACTAGTGGCGGTGTTCTGTTATCTCATAAAACTTCAGGGTTAGCTGCGAACATGCACTACCCAACATACTATCTTCAGGATTTGAAGAAATGCATCATTGAAATACTAGATGTGATTGCAGATACAGAAAATCATTTACTTAATATTTCTTGTCAGTCGCTTTTAAGGGACTGTTTGGACATAATTCAACAAGGGGAGAAGCTTTCCAAGTTTCAGAATCACGCAGAACAACTTGTGTCGTTCTTTCTATCTTTGGATCAAATTGTTGTATGCAAAGGTGAAATATGGCCACTGGAAAGATTAGCAAAACCACTGGTTGAGCAATCTTTGCCAGCTATCAAGTTCATGGTAAGATCAGACACTCAATTTTAGGATGAATATTACGTAATCTTAATTCTACTTGTATATTCTCTCCAATAAGAGAATGGAAGTTGTTTTAGGATTATTGTTAGTAAAAATTTATTAACTTAGACCATCAACAAATAAATTACATATATCGACAGTGCAAGAGTAGTGCAACTAGAGTTCATcataaaaaatactttcataatataAACACTCCTTTGAACAGCAGATTATCATAAACGCAAGATTCATGTAACTAGATTCATCATGAAACTTGCATTCATAATATGTTCCCGCTTGGCCTCTTATTTGTATAGTGTATTTTCATAAATGACCTTTTTTTTAATCAGACGTAATAGTGTAGTTATATGTTGTCATGGGACTTAAACATGAAATTCATGGCTACACTCCACTACAAATATAAAATACTAAGATTGATCCAGTGATTTATATGATATAGTTTAAATTTGTACTGAATAGACAACGATTGAGATCCCATTTCCCCTTATCCAAATAGGCTCTAAAAGTTTCACACTGATAAATATCATGAGCATGTAGAATGGATAGAGGAGTCAGGTGTTCAGCAAGTGTTACATTCTCTTTTACAAATGGTATCAGTGATATGTAAATGATTTTTGTTACCTAATACATCCAGAAACACGAGTGCCACCTAAAGCCAGAAATTTTAGCCTACAACTTGCTTGGGACTAAATATATTCTGTTGTTGTAATAAACCCAAAACATCAGTGCCTCCTTTGGACCACCAACTTGTGAATTATATAAATCTTGTTGAATTAGAAATCCATTGGGATAAGACCCATTCTTCTTATATGCTGGTAGAGCAAGCATTTGCTTAGAGATTTTTTTAGCACCAAGTTTAGCCCACTTTCCTTCAATCTGTATCATTCAACAACACAGACGGTGTGGATATTGAGACAAAGCTATCTTGGTTTTGAATTCATGCTGCAAGATGTAGACATGCAACTTACTTATCAGTTGAAATTGATTCTGTAAAACATTGTGCTATTGGTGCAGGACACTCCATGCCTTGTTAAGCTTCTTTCAATTTTGGTTGAAATATTTGGGCCCACCCCCTTATTTTTGAAGAATCATAAGTCAAATGATGAAGAGTTGGATATCAAGTCTTATCTGGAGTTTTTCAATTATGAATTGCTCCCTTGGTGTTTGGATGGAAAATATAGCACCTGTAATTCAAAGATCGATTTGTTGCTTTCCTTATTTCAAGATGAATCCTTCTTTGACCAATGGTGTTCCATCGTCAAATGTACCACAGCTGAACAAACGCATTCCGTTGATGATAAGACCTCAAACATTATGGGACAATTTGAATTGCTTACGCTGTTACTTCAGAAAATCAGGGAAAGAATTGCTGGGGGAAAGCTAAGAAACTTACAGGAAAATGGTTATCTTCCGGAACATTGGCGTCATGATATATTAGATTCTACTGCAGCTTCTGTCTTCTGTGATTTGCCTGCTTCAGATTGTCATGTTAGTTTTATATGGTATGTGCTTCAACCCCTTGTATTTCCTTTCTAAATGTTTTGTTTCCAGGCACCAGCGCATTGGTTTGCTTCTCTTTCAGTTGCTGGTGGATGTGGGGACCTGTTATACCTGTCCCCTTAACCACTGATTTATGAGGGCTAGTCCACACTTGTAATATTAAAATTTTAGTCATTCATCTTAGGCCCTATTTGGATCCCATTCTCATAGTGATTCTCGATAGTGATGTAGAATTTGGATTCGAGATAAGAAAAAATGAGGGGTGTTTGGATCATGGATTGTTGTCTTTGCATAGTGAGAATCTCCACAGTTGGGTTTGGGTAGATAGTTGGATTGTAGAATCTCATTCTAGAATCCAAAAGTTTGGTTCTCGTAATCTCATTCTCATTTATCAGGGCCTTAATAAGGTGCTACTGTAGTGGTGATTGTCATTTAACATTTCATGAATGCATGTTTGAACTTGTATGTGTTAAATTTCAGTGCTGCACTTGGTGGCTCAGATCAAGAGGATCAAATCTGCTTTCTTTCTCCTGAGACTGTTTGTAAAATTCTCGGATCCATTTTAAAGAATTTGGCACTGGTACTCATGGCATCAACTTTTGAGTGGGCAAGGTTagcacattctttgttgcctgctGAACCTGAGCACTTGAAGGTTCTAGAAGAAAATTCCTCAATAATTAACTTTGAGATGGCTCGATCTGCCTTTAAAGTTCTTCAGGGTAGCTTGTTTTCACTTCGGAGACTTGAGGAAAATTCTGTATTTCCTTCTATTCTGGCAGCTCTCTTTGTCATTGAATGGGAATGTAGCATGTCTTTAGCTCTTGTTGAAGAAAATTATTTGGAAGGTCATGTAGAAGATACGGAAGTTGGTGTTTCTATGTCCAGCAGTTCAAAAAGTTATTTGGATGAGAAAATGCATTTGAAGGCTAACCTTGCAGAAAGCATACATGCTTTTCGCCAAAGCTTAAGTCCATCCTTTTGGAATAATCTTCACTCATGCACATCGAATAGATTGGCAAATATTCTAGCTCAGTGTGTCAGGTATGCTGTATTTCAGACTAGAGACTTGCATGCGGAAAGGACAGCAATCTTATGTTCCGAGTGGGTGGTGGACATGTTGAAGCTCATATGTCTTGATCACAGAAACTTGCAAAGTTTTTTTGATCTTTTATTATCTGAGGGAGAATATTGGCCGCTCTGGCTGATGCCATCTTTACAAAATGGGCATGCATCTGTGAAGGTCCAGCTGGATCCAGATATTACAGATGAAATTGTAAGAGATCTTTTCTCTGCCAGCCCTCCCCCATAAGTTCATGCTTCAACTTAGCACAACAAATATTTAGTTAAACCTTTTTATGGAGACACTGGTCTTATCTTATGACATTTCTATGTAGTTCTTAGCTAAAGATGTTGCTTATCTGTCATAAATAGTATTTACCCTAAAAAATACTTGATTTGTGCTGTTCCGTCAACTATCTGAATTTTGTGTTTGGGAGTTGTGAAATTACACTTCATTTGCAAGAGTTGTTAGTCACTATAGTAGATCTGGTGAACTAAAtgaataattcctttgttgcaGGAACTGAAACACGAACGATTTGTTGCCTTTGTTGATAGGCTTATTCTCAAACTTGGCTTTAGTGAAGTGGTTTTAGGTATTCCAGGAAATATGCAGTCTGCCACATCACAATCAATTGATATCACTTCACCCGTCTCTTCCTTGTCCAGAGCATGGGTGGCTGGTGAGGTCCTTTGCACTTGGACATGGAAAGGCGGCTGTGCACTAAAAACATTCTTACCTTCGCTGGTTCAGTACATGAAAGACGAATCATATCCTGAGATCAGCATTGTGCCCTTGTTGCTTGATACACTGTTAGGTGGAGCCCTTATGCATGAGAGTGGTCCATGGGTACTGTTTAATGCTTGGCATCTTTCTGACAACGAAATTGATAAAATTCAAGATCGTTTTCTCCGTGCTCTTGtgtctttgttatttactattaATACAAATGATCGTCTCTGGAGAGAATCTGAGGCACTTGTATTTTTTGAGCAACTATTGAGCAATCTTTTCATTGGCTCatcagttaatagaaaatgccTGAAGATACTACCCTATGTTATGACCTCCATCATAAAACAGTTCTCAGCCTTGAACAGAGGTTCTTCGTATGCTGATTTGGTGGGGAAAAGTATACAGAGTTGGCTTGATGCAGCCATCTCTTGTCTGTCATCCAGCCCAAGGGAGATACCTGTACAAGGTAGGTTGCATTAGAATTCTTATATTTGATAATGCAGGTGCAATATTGCCTTTACAATCATGTAATACGGTCTCTTACTTTGTCAGATATTGAGGACTGGATGCAAGTGGTGTTGTCTTGCTTTCCATTGAGGATAACTGGAGGAGCCCAGAAATTGGTAGTTGTGGTTGAGCGAGAGATCAGTGATACAGAAAGGTCACTAATGCTGACTCTGTTTCAGAAATACCAAATTTTCTATGGTAGTACAGCTTCATCATTGTTCACTACTGAAACTACAGTATCAACGACAGTTGAATTACTGGGAGTGAAACTGACAGCTGTTGTGGTTGGGTATTGCTGGAGAAACCTTCAGGAGAATGATTGGCATTTTGTGTTCCGCATGGTATTCAAGTGTATTGAATCATCTGTTTTGCTTGTGGAAGAAATGACTGATGGCATAAATGATGCCACAATAAACCAGGTATCAAGTAAAGATGCCTTGGAGAAGCTTGAGTTAGTGGTTGGCACTACAGATAAGTTAACATTAAGCCTTGCAGAATCTGCTTTGGTTACAATGTGTCACCTCAACCATCTTTGTAATATCCAAGAAGCAGAAAATTCCCAGAGTGTACAGCTTATTAGATCAGGGGACTATGCTGAGAGTAGTGACAAGATGCTAGAGAGTATCCTCCGTTTGTTCTTGGCCTCTGGTGTTTCAGAGGCAATTGCGAAATCTTGCAGTGAAGAGGCTTCATCTGTCATAGGTTCTAGTCGGCATGCTTATTTGCACTTTTGGGAACTTGTGGCATCATTCATAAAAAATGCTCCACTGCAAATTAGAAAGTCTGCACTGGAGTCCATGGAACTCTGGGGACTGACCAAGGGTTCCGTCAGTGGATTATATTCGATTCTTTTCTCCTCACAACCAATATTTCACTTACAGCTTGCAGCTTTCTCTCTACTTCTGTCTGAGCCCTTCTGTCAACTTTCACTGGTTAAAAATTGTTCAATGGGAGAAAATTGCTCATCTGTTCAGCAATCTGGCATAAGCCAAAGTGCTGAGTTGATGCCAGATTCAGAGAAGACAGTGCATCTAAGAGATGAACTTTCAGACTTAATTGAGTTCCCGACATATGAACTTCTCAAAACTGATCTGACAGCTCGAGATAGGGTATACtgtattttctttatttagtgATTCTAAATTCAAAAGCATTTTTTCTTAGCTTGTGTGCTAATGGTCTGTTGGTGGTTTCTTTCACTAGGTTGATGTATTCATTGCCTGGGCATTGTTGCTGTCCCACCTGCAGATACTACCCGCATCTTCCAGTATCAGGGGAGATGTGCTTCAATATATACAAGAAAAGGTCAGTCCGTGCATATTGGATTGCATTTTCCAGCATATCCCAGTAAAGGCTGCTGCACCGAGTGGGAAGAAAAAGGATACTGAGCTAGCGCCTGAAGCAGAAGCTGCTGCCAAAGCTTCGAAGAATGCCATAGCTACTTGTTCTTTGCTTCCGTACTTGGAATCTCTTTGGCCCATTGGGACTTTGCAAATGGCCTCACTTGCGGGCTCATTGTACGGGATGATGATTAGGCTGCTGCCTTCTTTTGTGCGCACATGGTTTACTACCTTGAGAGACCGTTCAT is a window from the Sorghum bicolor cultivar BTx623 chromosome 5, Sorghum_bicolor_NCBIv3, whole genome shotgun sequence genome containing:
- the LOC8085627 gene encoding E3 ubiquitin-protein ligase listerin; the protein is MGRGPFVSPFAESSSWAGYRAELVQPKQKEIINRKQTKFFTLFVYLLSARVFASVGVCDSCGGGGGGGEGSGRDEGSAAMGKQKGRASSSGMAASLVPHAQGAVPTVGFGGYHGAVRVEPAAPSDPDAPIRLTPDVDGEVLQNLKRLGRKDPTTKLKALSALSTLFGQKPGEEVVQIVPQWAFEYKRLLLDYNREVRRATHEAMSSLITAIKKGIAPHLKSLMGPWWFSQFDPAPEVAQAARRSFEAAFPQSERRLDALMLCVKETFLYLNENLKLTPQALSDKATPMDELEDMHQRVMSSSLLAMATLIEILLGVKLQNCDGDSTNTENKNLSKVRLTILSSAEAAFCMHKCFLDVLKSKSSVIRSATYSLLTSYIKHVPHVFDEETMKKLSPTLLGAFHEKDASCHSSMWDTILVFSRKFPEAWSYCNIHKVVLSRFWHFLQNGCYGSKQVSYPLLVQFLDSVPPKAVMGQQFVFDFLHNLWAGRNQRQLSAADSLAFCGAFKQSFLYLLKNASRYTGDSSDDMPIKLITDVLAKIVWRDYLLLSGDTTSGGVLLSHKTSGLAANMHYPTYYLQDLKKCIIEILDVIADTENHLLNISCQSLLRDCLDIIQQGEKLSKFQNHAEQLVSFFLSLDQIVVCKGEIWPLERLAKPLVEQSLPAIKFMDTPCLVKLLSILVEIFGPTPLFLKNHKSNDEELDIKSYLEFFNYELLPWCLDGKYSTCNSKIDLLLSLFQDESFFDQWCSIVKCTTAEQTHSVDDKTSNIMGQFELLTLLLQKIRERIAGGKLRNLQENGYLPEHWRHDILDSTAASVFCDLPASDCHVSFICAALGGSDQEDQICFLSPETVCKILGSILKNLALVLMASTFEWARLAHSLLPAEPEHLKVLEENSSIINFEMARSAFKVLQGSLFSLRRLEENSVFPSILAALFVIEWECSMSLALVEENYLEGHVEDTEVGVSMSSSSKSYLDEKMHLKANLAESIHAFRQSLSPSFWNNLHSCTSNRLANILAQCVRYAVFQTRDLHAERTAILCSEWVVDMLKLICLDHRNLQSFFDLLLSEGEYWPLWLMPSLQNGHASVKVQLDPDITDEIELKHERFVAFVDRLILKLGFSEVVLGIPGNMQSATSQSIDITSPVSSLSRAWVAGEVLCTWTWKGGCALKTFLPSLVQYMKDESYPEISIVPLLLDTLLGGALMHESGPWVLFNAWHLSDNEIDKIQDRFLRALVSLLFTINTNDRLWRESEALVFFEQLLSNLFIGSSVNRKCLKILPYVMTSIIKQFSALNRGSSYADLVGKSIQSWLDAAISCLSSSPREIPVQDIEDWMQVVLSCFPLRITGGAQKLVVVVEREISDTERSLMLTLFQKYQIFYGSTASSLFTTETTVSTTVELLGVKLTAVVVGYCWRNLQENDWHFVFRMVFKCIESSVLLVEEMTDGINDATINQVSSKDALEKLELVVGTTDKLTLSLAESALVTMCHLNHLCNIQEAENSQSVQLIRSGDYAESSDKMLESILRLFLASGVSEAIAKSCSEEASSVIGSSRHAYLHFWELVASFIKNAPLQIRKSALESMELWGLTKGSVSGLYSILFSSQPIFHLQLAAFSLLLSEPFCQLSLVKNCSMGENCSSVQQSGISQSAELMPDSEKTVHLRDELSDLIEFPTYELLKTDLTARDRVDVFIAWALLLSHLQILPASSSIRGDVLQYIQEKVSPCILDCIFQHIPVKAAAPSGKKKDTELAPEAEAAAKASKNAIATCSLLPYLESLWPIGTLQMASLAGSLYGMMIRLLPSFVRTWFTTLRDRSLSYSIESFTKQWCSPPLLLDEFSQVKDSVYGDENFSVSVNRTAFEIVATYKKEETGIDLVIRLPNCYPLRHVDVECTRSLGISEVKCRKWLLSLTSFVRNQNGAIAEAIRTWKSNFDKEFEGVEECPICYSILHTSNHSLPRLACKTCKHKFHGACLYKWFSTSNKSTCPLCQTPF